From the genome of Sporomusa sphaeroides DSM 2875:
CATATTGAGAGTGTTATCGGCGTCGGCAGCTATCTTGCCAACAAACTGATTAAATTAGCCGGCATGGACATGGTGCCTGGTAACTAAAGGAGATATATATGGAAGTCAATTCAACCAGGACAGCATGGTTGATCATGCTAAGTTCAGCTGCAATTTTGGCGATTACTATGGGTGCCAGACAATCGGTGGGGCTTTTTGTTTCACCAATCGATACAACAACCGGCTTAGGTATTGTTTCCATTAGCTTTGCTCTCGCTGTAGGGCAGTTTATATGGGGGCTGGCGCAGCCTATTTTTGGCGCGATTGCTGACAAAAGGGGCTCTTATGGAGTGATTGTCTTTGGCACTTTCTTGCTTGCAGGAGGCTTAGCCCTTACTCCGTTCGCTAATTCAGAGTGGTCGCTGGTGTTAACTATGGGGGTTTTAAGTGCGGCAGGAGCCGGCGCGGGGAGCTTTTCCATACTTATTGGTGCTACCTCACAGCGGATACCTGCCGAACGCCGGGCTTTTGCCGGCGGTTTTATTAATGCGGGAGGCTCGTTAGGCCAATTTATTTTTGCCCCTTTACTTCAGGCTGTTATTAGTGGATTTGGCTGGGTTACCGCCATGTTTACCATGGCGGCAACAACCTTGCTTACCATTCCTCTGGCCTCACTGCTATGCGGCAAGCGAGCACCTGCAATGGCAGTGGCAGCAGAGCAGCCAGCCGGGGGGTTGATACAGCAATTACGGCTGGCGATGCAGGATCGAAGCTATCTGTGCCTGCATGCAGGGTTTTTTACCTGCGGTTTTCACATTGCCTTTCTGGTGACTCATTTGCCGGGAGAAGTTGCGTTATGCGGGCATTCTGCCAATGTATCGGCGGCCTCGTTAGCTATAATCGGCTTGTTTAATATAGCAGGCAGTTTATTTGCCGGCTCACTGGGCTCGCGCTACCGGATGAAGTATATACTTGCTGTTATGTACGGCAGTCGCGCTGTAATGATTGGACTATATCTTCTGGCTCCCAAAACGGCTTTGACATTTTATATCTTTGCTGCATCGCTTGGGTTTACATGGCTGGCGACAGTACCTCCGACCGCCGGCCTTGTGGGAAAATTGTTCGGAACACGATATTTGGCTACCCTTTTCGGCTTGACGCTCTTGACCCATCAGATTGGCGGTTTTTTAGGTGCCTGGCTGGGGGGCCTTGCCATGGCGCATGATGGTAATTTTCTCTGGATGTGGTATGCGGACATTGTACTGGCAGCTTTAGCGGCACTGGTTAACCTGCCGATTCGGGAGGACGCTGTACTGCCCCCAAAAAGTGCTTGACATGGACTGGACTCCAAGTGCTAGATTAGGGTTAGGGAAATCCGGGGCTGATAATTTTGTGACAGGGAGGTTAGTATGGAATATCGGGTTTTAGGGAGAACTGGGATTAAAGTAAGTACCATTGGCCTTGGCGGCGGCGGACTTGAGAATATAGACGCTGTGGCTTGTGAAGCAATTATTGATTGTTCCCTTGACGAAGGCGTTAATTTTCTTGATATATACAATTCCAATCCGGAAGTCAGAAGTAATGTTGGCAAAGCGTTAAGCAAATATCCCCGGGACAGTTTTGTTATTCAGGGGCATCTGTGTTCTGTCTGGGATAACGGGCAATACCGGCGCACCAGGGATTACAATGAAGTTGTCGGTGCATTTGAAGATTTTTTGCGCAGAATGCAGTTAGACTATGTTGATATTGGCATGTTGCATTATGTGGATGATCAAAAAGATTTTGATAACATCTTTACGGGAGAAATAATCACATATGCCAAAGAATTAAAGGCAAAAGGAATTATTAAATCGTTAGGAATATCAACCCATAATCCG
Proteins encoded in this window:
- a CDS encoding MFS transporter, with protein sequence MEVNSTRTAWLIMLSSAAILAITMGARQSVGLFVSPIDTTTGLGIVSISFALAVGQFIWGLAQPIFGAIADKRGSYGVIVFGTFLLAGGLALTPFANSEWSLVLTMGVLSAAGAGAGSFSILIGATSQRIPAERRAFAGGFINAGGSLGQFIFAPLLQAVISGFGWVTAMFTMAATTLLTIPLASLLCGKRAPAMAVAAEQPAGGLIQQLRLAMQDRSYLCLHAGFFTCGFHIAFLVTHLPGEVALCGHSANVSAASLAIIGLFNIAGSLFAGSLGSRYRMKYILAVMYGSRAVMIGLYLLAPKTALTFYIFAASLGFTWLATVPPTAGLVGKLFGTRYLATLFGLTLLTHQIGGFLGAWLGGLAMAHDGNFLWMWYADIVLAALAALVNLPIREDAVLPPKSA